One stretch of Ursus arctos isolate Adak ecotype North America unplaced genomic scaffold, UrsArc2.0 scaffold_37, whole genome shotgun sequence DNA includes these proteins:
- the ARF6 gene encoding ADP-ribosylation factor 6 — protein sequence MGKVLSKIFGNKEMRILMLGLDAAGKTTILYKLKLGQSVTTIPTVGFNVETVTYKNVKFNVWDVGGQDKIRPLWRHYYTGTQGLIFVVDCADRDRIDEARQELHRIINDREMRDAIILIFANKQDLPDAMKPHEIQEKLGLTRIRDRNWYVQPSCATSGDGLYEGLTWLTSNYKS from the coding sequence ATGGGGAAGGTGCTGTCCAAGATCTTCGGGAACAAGGAAATGCGGATCCTCATGTTGGGCCTGGACGCGGCCGGCAAGACGACAATCCTGTACAAGCTGAAGCTGGGCCAGTCGGTGACCACCATTCCCACCGTGGGTTTCAACGTGGAGACGGTGACTTACAAAAACGTCAAGTTCAACGTGTGGGACGTGGGCGGCCAGGACAAGATCCGGCCGCTCTGGCGGCATTACTACACCGGGACCCAGGGTCTGATCTTCGTAGTGGACTGCGCCGACCGCGACCGCATCGACGAGGCCCGCCAGGAGCTGCACCGCATTATCAATGACCGGGAGATGAGGGACGCCATAATCCTCATCTTCGCCAACAAACAGGACCTGCCCGATGCCATGAAACCCCACGAGATCCAGGAGAAACTGGGCCTGACCCGGATTCGGGACAGGAACTGGTATGTGCAGCCCTCCTGTGCCACCTCAGGGGATGGACTCTATGAGGGGCTCACATGGTTAACCTCTAACTACAAATCCTAA